A region of Nostoc sp. 'Peltigera membranacea cyanobiont' N6 DNA encodes the following proteins:
- a CDS encoding biotin transporter BioY, producing the protein MFAASNQLLWSMIGLLLTMGGTFLEAYGITFPWNWSKHGIQTFSLGVTFQIGAVLLVGCLGGKNAGALSQIAYLVMGLTLLPVFADGGGIGYVKLSQFGYLLGFIPGAWICGLFAFKARPRLETLAFSCICGLLTLHLCGITYLIISYIFQWKGTENLPLMQAILRYSWFALPGQLSVVCAVTVIAYILRHLMFY; encoded by the coding sequence ATGTTTGCTGCTTCCAATCAATTACTATGGTCTATGATTGGCTTACTCCTGACAATGGGTGGCACCTTCCTAGAAGCCTATGGCATCACCTTTCCTTGGAATTGGAGTAAGCACGGAATTCAGACTTTTTCTTTAGGTGTCACTTTTCAAATTGGCGCAGTACTGTTGGTAGGTTGTTTAGGGGGCAAAAATGCCGGTGCGCTCTCGCAAATAGCCTATTTAGTGATGGGACTAACCTTATTACCTGTATTTGCCGATGGCGGAGGTATTGGTTATGTTAAGTTATCTCAGTTTGGCTATCTACTAGGCTTTATTCCTGGAGCTTGGATTTGTGGCTTGTTTGCCTTTAAAGCTAGACCTCGACTAGAAACTCTCGCTTTTAGTTGCATCTGTGGCTTGTTAACCCTCCATCTATGCGGTATCACTTATTTGATTATTAGCTATATTTTTCAGTGGAAAGGCACAGAAAATCTACCTTTGATGCAAGCAATCCTTAGATACTCTTGGTTTGCACTACCAGGGCAATTAAGTGTGGTCTGTGCCGTTACTGTAATAGCATATATATTGCGTCACTTAATGTTTTATTAG
- the pstS gene encoding phosphate ABC transporter substrate-binding protein PstS — MPSPLSVIKIHRLTASISVLALTFSLAACGGGQQNPDNTATKETPSGTATDTTASSTTKLDLGGNIKLSGAGASFPAPLYDTWFTDLNKKYPNLQVDYASVGSGAGVEQFIKGTVDFGASDVAMKDEEIQKVPADKGVILLPVTAGSIVLAYNLPDVAELKLPRAVYADILLGKITSWDDAQIAKANPGAKLPKQAITVVYRSDGSGTTGVFTKHLSAISPEWKTKVGEGKTVNWPKGVGAKGNEGITAQIQQTQGSIGYVEYGYAKQNSLKFAALENKGGKFIVPSEESASKTLASVTLPPDLRVFISDPEGADSYPIVTYTWILAYKKYPNAAKAKAVEAAIEYALTEGQKQATTLGYVPLPQNVIAKVAAAADQISPEYKISVAGTSATK, encoded by the coding sequence ATGCCCTCACCTCTTAGTGTAATAAAAATTCATCGCCTCACAGCTTCAATTTCAGTGTTAGCACTGACATTCAGCCTAGCTGCATGTGGTGGCGGACAGCAAAACCCAGATAATACGGCCACCAAGGAGACTCCTTCTGGCACTGCTACAGATACTACTGCCTCCAGCACAACCAAATTAGATTTGGGTGGAAATATCAAGTTAAGCGGGGCTGGTGCATCTTTTCCAGCACCATTGTATGATACATGGTTTACGGATCTAAACAAAAAATATCCAAATCTGCAAGTTGACTATGCCTCAGTTGGTAGCGGTGCTGGAGTTGAGCAATTTATCAAAGGCACTGTAGACTTTGGTGCTAGCGATGTTGCCATGAAGGATGAAGAAATCCAGAAGGTACCAGCAGATAAAGGCGTTATTTTACTGCCTGTAACAGCTGGTAGCATCGTCCTAGCTTACAACTTACCAGATGTTGCAGAACTAAAGCTGCCACGAGCCGTTTATGCTGATATTCTACTAGGCAAAATCACCTCTTGGGACGATGCCCAAATTGCCAAGGCTAACCCAGGTGCAAAGCTTCCTAAACAGGCAATCACAGTTGTTTATCGTTCAGATGGTAGCGGAACAACAGGTGTGTTTACAAAACACCTCAGTGCTATTAGCCCAGAGTGGAAGACTAAAGTTGGTGAAGGCAAAACTGTCAATTGGCCTAAGGGAGTTGGTGCTAAGGGTAATGAAGGTATTACCGCTCAAATCCAACAAACACAAGGTTCTATTGGTTATGTCGAGTACGGCTATGCCAAACAAAATAGTCTCAAGTTTGCTGCTTTGGAAAACAAAGGCGGTAAATTTATTGTACCTAGTGAAGAGTCAGCCTCTAAAACTCTGGCATCAGTAACTCTACCTCCCGATCTCCGCGTCTTCATTTCCGATCCAGAAGGGGCTGATTCCTATCCCATCGTCACTTACACCTGGATTTTGGCTTACAAGAAATATCCCAATGCGGCAAAAGCTAAGGCAGTTGAAGCTGCGATCGAATACGCTTTAACTGAGGGTCAAAAACAGGCCACGACATTAGGATATGTTCCTCTACCTCAAAACGTGATCGCAAAGGTGGCTGCTGCAGCCGATCAAATTAGTCCAGAGTATAAAATCTCTGTTGCTGGTACTAGCGCTACCAAGTAG
- a CDS encoding J domain-containing protein, whose amino-acid sequence MSQTLLPPGWVEKLCDPYAVLGISVIADDRQIFKRYHTLAKLLHPDRYAKNCNPDQKLATAIFSHLINPAYEQLKHRQKRLIAIAMLRSDTRVLEQKSLSSQSAIAHEITEMSTPEAELFYEEAIVCYAEAQYKSLDQFYQVTQQISILNLVYLRLHKPHLFLPQKAVPIIPEVEVNPVEPVLTNYAQRHYERAIEYVRLTKWPLAVQELRDAIKLEPNNSDYYALLGLVHLQQKFVGMARVYICQALKLNPQNSLALKYAPGLKIQPGENTNPKSMAKAMSIAALLSRFTKGKGSQVKC is encoded by the coding sequence ATGTCACAGACCTTACTACCGCCGGGATGGGTTGAAAAGCTTTGCGATCCTTACGCTGTGCTAGGAATTTCTGTGATTGCTGACGATCGCCAGATTTTCAAACGCTATCACACTTTAGCGAAACTCCTACATCCCGATCGCTATGCTAAAAACTGCAATCCAGACCAAAAATTAGCAACGGCAATATTTAGCCATTTAATCAATCCAGCTTATGAACAACTGAAACACCGACAGAAGCGCTTGATTGCGATCGCTATGCTGCGATCGGATACCAGAGTTTTGGAGCAGAAGTCTTTGTCTTCTCAAAGTGCCATCGCTCATGAAATTACGGAAATGTCTACACCTGAAGCAGAATTGTTTTACGAAGAAGCGATCGTCTGCTATGCAGAAGCTCAATACAAATCATTAGATCAGTTTTATCAGGTGACGCAACAAATTAGTATACTGAATCTAGTTTATTTACGGTTGCATAAACCACACCTTTTCTTACCACAAAAAGCTGTTCCCATCATCCCGGAAGTAGAAGTCAACCCAGTTGAACCAGTTTTGACAAACTACGCTCAACGTCACTACGAACGAGCTATTGAATATGTCAGGCTAACCAAATGGCCCCTAGCTGTGCAAGAACTGCGCGATGCCATCAAGTTAGAGCCAAATAACAGCGACTATTATGCCTTATTAGGTTTGGTACATCTCCAACAGAAATTTGTGGGGATGGCTAGGGTTTACATCTGTCAAGCATTAAAACTGAATCCGCAAAATTCACTAGCTTTGAAATACGCTCCCGGACTGAAGATTCAACCAGGTGAAAATACCAATCCGAAATCAATGGCTAAAGCTATGAGTATTGCTGCTTTATTAAGTCGGTTTACAAAGGGTAAAGGTTCTCAAGTCAAGTGTTGA
- the pstC gene encoding phosphate ABC transporter permease subunit PstC has protein sequence MTTNSQNLSSATKNRTDVEKSLDRGFIWLTKIFAFGVAATLLWIGLQVAIASWPAIQKFGASFLANTTWNPVNDTYGVLPQIYGTLLSSFIGLLIAVPIGVGTAIILSEDFLPAKVKLVLVFAVELLAAIPSVVYGVWGIFVLVPLITNLGKWLNTYFGWIPFFSTPPTGPGMLPAGVILAIMTLPIITALSRDALISIPPSLRQAAVGLGATRWETILQILIPAAFSGIVSAVMLALGRAMGETMAVTMLIGNSNNISISLLAPGNTISSLLANQFSEASGLQVSALMYAALVLFFLTLVVNIMAEFIVLRVKRL, from the coding sequence ATGACTACAAATTCTCAAAATCTTTCATCAGCGACAAAAAATCGCACTGATGTAGAAAAGTCCCTAGATCGGGGTTTTATTTGGCTTACTAAAATTTTTGCCTTTGGGGTTGCTGCCACTTTATTATGGATCGGCTTACAAGTTGCGATCGCTTCTTGGCCTGCCATCCAAAAATTTGGTGCAAGCTTCTTAGCCAACACCACTTGGAACCCAGTTAATGATACCTACGGGGTGCTACCTCAAATTTATGGAACTCTCTTGAGTTCTTTTATCGGTTTACTGATAGCTGTACCGATTGGAGTTGGTACAGCTATTATCCTCAGCGAGGATTTTTTACCCGCTAAAGTGAAATTGGTATTAGTTTTTGCGGTAGAACTACTCGCAGCTATTCCCAGCGTTGTCTATGGTGTGTGGGGTATTTTCGTTTTAGTGCCTCTCATAACTAACTTGGGAAAATGGCTCAATACTTACTTTGGCTGGATACCATTTTTTAGCACCCCCCCTACAGGGCCAGGAATGTTGCCGGCAGGTGTCATTTTAGCGATTATGACTTTGCCCATCATCACAGCCCTATCACGCGATGCCTTAATTTCTATACCCCCCAGTTTGCGCCAAGCCGCCGTAGGATTAGGAGCAACCCGTTGGGAAACGATTTTGCAAATTCTGATTCCAGCCGCCTTTTCAGGGATAGTTAGTGCTGTGATGTTGGCACTCGGCCGGGCAATGGGAGAAACAATGGCTGTAACAATGTTGATTGGTAATTCCAACAACATTAGTATCTCGCTGTTAGCACCAGGCAATACGATTTCTTCTCTACTGGCAAATCAATTTTCAGAAGCCAGTGGGTTGCAAGTTTCGGCTTTAATGTACGCTGCTTTAGTTCTATTCTTCTTGACTTTAGTAGTCAATATCATGGCCGAGTTTATCGTTCTGAGAGTCAAGCGACTGTAG
- a CDS encoding transglycosylase domain-containing protein — protein sequence MSFPQPPQKPQTLIGQLTQAVHTIQARVDFSKLALKPNAKVPELWVQDAGADKAEVYPLLGDRYILGRSSKSSDIVVRNPVVSQIHLSLSRNSTHSTPVFVIKDENSTNGIYRGKRRVNSLELRHGDILTLGPPELAASVRLQYVDPPAWYVKAASVTAYGVGGVSALLALVIGVEWLKFSVRPLPTATRAPVVVYARDGATPLREPRTTSHVDMKRLEEFGPYLASAVVASEDSRYYWHFGVDPLGILRAVLINSRSGDVQQGASTVTQQVARSLFREYVGRQDTLGRKLREAVVALKLETFYSKDDILLMYLNRVFLGGDTSGFEDAARYYFEKPAKELTLAEAATLVGILPAPNAFDFCGDGPNKLEAAEYRNRVIKRLLEMGKIKPEDANRARRSTVQVSPKVCEQQSKTIAPYFYSYVFSELESILGQGAANEGNYIIETQLDPSVQSQAESALRNSVNNAGGSFNFSQGALVTLDSSTGSILAMVGGTDYKKSQFNRAVQAKRQPGSTFKIFTYTAAIQQGISESKSYSCAPLTWQGFTYKPCRAGADTSLDIATGLALSENPIALRVAREIGLNKVVAMAQNLGIKSNLDPVPGLVLGQSVVNVLEMTGAFGAISNRGVWNPPHAINRILDSGDCRDRNDIKTCRVIYSFDRDPDANKRVLTNGVADEMTSLMRGVITRGTGRSAALGLGEAGKTGTTDKNVDLWFIGFIPSRRLVTGVWLGNDNNSPTSGSSAQAAQLWGNYMRRVTR from the coding sequence ATGAGTTTTCCCCAACCCCCTCAAAAGCCACAAACGTTAATTGGTCAACTGACTCAAGCAGTCCATACTATCCAAGCTAGGGTTGATTTTTCCAAACTGGCGCTCAAGCCTAATGCCAAAGTACCAGAACTCTGGGTGCAGGATGCGGGGGCGGATAAAGCAGAGGTCTATCCACTGTTGGGCGATCGCTATATTCTCGGTCGTAGCTCCAAATCCAGCGATATCGTCGTCCGTAACCCTGTTGTCAGCCAAATTCACCTGTCGCTATCGCGGAATTCTACTCATAGCACACCAGTTTTCGTCATCAAAGACGAAAACTCCACCAATGGCATTTATCGTGGCAAGCGTCGTGTTAATTCCCTGGAACTGCGTCACGGCGATATTCTCACCCTGGGCCCCCCAGAACTCGCCGCTTCTGTGCGCTTGCAATACGTCGATCCACCAGCCTGGTATGTCAAAGCTGCAAGTGTTACAGCTTATGGTGTCGGCGGTGTCAGCGCTCTGTTAGCTTTAGTAATTGGCGTAGAATGGCTGAAATTTTCAGTTAGACCCCTACCAACAGCTACACGCGCCCCAGTAGTTGTTTACGCTCGTGATGGAGCCACCCCGCTCAGAGAGCCTCGAACAACCTCTCATGTAGATATGAAGCGTTTAGAGGAATTTGGCCCTTATTTGGCATCTGCTGTAGTAGCTTCAGAAGATAGTCGTTATTACTGGCACTTTGGGGTTGATCCTCTGGGGATTTTACGAGCCGTATTGATCAATAGCCGTAGCGGAGATGTGCAACAAGGAGCCAGCACTGTTACGCAGCAAGTTGCCCGCAGTTTGTTCCGAGAGTATGTAGGTAGACAGGATACCCTTGGACGCAAATTGCGAGAGGCAGTTGTCGCCCTCAAGCTAGAAACCTTTTACAGCAAAGATGATATTTTGCTGATGTACTTAAATCGGGTTTTTTTGGGGGGAGATACCTCTGGCTTTGAGGATGCAGCCCGGTATTACTTTGAGAAGCCTGCTAAAGAATTAACTTTGGCAGAAGCAGCTACTTTGGTGGGAATTTTACCTGCTCCCAACGCATTTGATTTTTGCGGGGATGGGCCAAATAAGCTAGAAGCAGCTGAATACCGGAATCGCGTAATTAAGCGATTACTGGAGATGGGCAAAATTAAACCTGAAGATGCGAATCGAGCTAGACGCTCTACCGTCCAAGTTAGTCCTAAAGTTTGCGAACAGCAATCTAAGACGATCGCTCCTTATTTTTACAGTTATGTGTTTTCTGAACTGGAATCAATCTTAGGACAAGGAGCGGCAAACGAAGGGAATTATATCATCGAAACCCAGCTCGATCCATCTGTACAGAGCCAAGCAGAATCTGCGTTGCGGAATTCAGTCAACAACGCTGGTGGAAGTTTTAATTTTTCTCAAGGGGCTTTGGTAACTCTTGACTCCAGCACAGGTAGCATCTTGGCAATGGTAGGCGGAACTGATTACAAAAAAAGTCAGTTCAATCGTGCCGTTCAAGCCAAAAGACAACCAGGTTCCACCTTCAAAATCTTTACTTATACTGCTGCTATTCAACAGGGAATTTCCGAATCAAAAAGTTATTCTTGCGCCCCTTTAACTTGGCAAGGCTTTACTTATAAACCCTGTCGTGCTGGTGCTGACACTAGTTTAGATATTGCTACCGGTCTTGCTCTTTCAGAAAATCCCATCGCCTTACGAGTTGCCAGAGAAATCGGGCTGAATAAAGTGGTGGCAATGGCGCAGAATTTGGGAATAAAGTCAAACCTAGATCCGGTTCCTGGCCTAGTACTGGGTCAAAGTGTGGTCAATGTTTTGGAAATGACTGGTGCTTTTGGCGCTATTAGCAATCGGGGAGTGTGGAATCCTCCCCATGCGATTAACCGAATTTTAGACAGTGGTGATTGCCGCGATCGCAATGATATCAAAACCTGCCGTGTAATCTACTCTTTCGATCGAGATCCAGATGCCAACAAACGAGTACTGACAAATGGTGTAGCCGATGAGATGACTAGTTTGATGCGTGGTGTCATCACAAGAGGTACTGGTCGTAGTGCGGCTCTAGGACTGGGAGAAGCTGGAAAAACAGGCACGACTGATAAAAATGTTGACTTATGGTTCATCGGTTTTATTCCTAGTCGGCGGCTTGTAACTGGTGTTTGGTTGGGAAACGACAATAATTCCCCCACGTCTGGTAGCAGCGCTCAAGCCGCTCAGTTATGGGGAAATTATATGCGGCGAGTTACGCGGTAA
- the lspA gene encoding signal peptidase II, which yields MRLKNRLFWIAAFIAFFLDQITKYWVVQTFSLGQTLPLLPGIFHFTYVTNTGAAFSLLSGKVEWLRWLSLGVSLVLIALALFGPTLNLWDQLGYGLILGGAMGNGIDRFVLGYVVDFLDFRLINFAVFNVADSFISIGIVCLLIASLEKTPTSTGRSQ from the coding sequence ATGCGTTTAAAAAATCGCCTTTTCTGGATTGCTGCCTTCATAGCTTTTTTCTTAGACCAAATAACAAAATACTGGGTGGTGCAAACTTTTAGCTTGGGGCAGACACTACCACTCTTACCTGGGATATTTCACTTCACCTATGTGACTAACACTGGTGCCGCTTTTAGTCTATTAAGTGGAAAAGTCGAGTGGTTGCGCTGGCTATCTTTAGGAGTCAGTTTAGTATTGATAGCTTTGGCCTTGTTTGGCCCAACGTTAAATTTGTGGGATCAGTTGGGCTATGGCTTGATTTTAGGTGGAGCTATGGGCAACGGTATCGATCGCTTTGTATTAGGATACGTTGTTGATTTTCTTGATTTTCGCCTGATTAACTTTGCTGTATTTAATGTGGCAGATTCATTTATTAGTATCGGTATTGTTTGCCTATTAATTGCTTCCTTGGAAAAAACACCGACTTCAACTGGTAGGTCGCAGTGA
- the tyrS gene encoding tyrosine--tRNA ligase, which translates to MTQDFAWLRRGVVEVFPQPVDVNSESLEKLLLTTNQPLRIKLGIDPTGTDIHLGHSIPVRKLRAFQDAGHIAVLIIGDFTARIGDPTGKSEVRRQLTEADVARNAQTYLDQVRPILDFDTPGRLEVRYNSEWLSKLNLEKILELLSTMTVGQMLAKEGFADRYKKENPIFIHEFLYPLMQGFDSVAVEADVELGGTDQKFNIAVGRDLQRHFGQKPQFGMLLPILIGTDGVQKMSKSLGNYIGLSEHPGQKYQKLQGVPDNLLEEYFELLTDLPLDNLPENPRDRQTLLAYEVVKQYHGETAAKEAKEAAQSGGKEGAVPEFSLAEISQFPAKLAYILNVTGLCKSTGEGKRKIQEGGVRLDGDRITDVDTTFADSGELQGKVLQVGKNKFVRLVP; encoded by the coding sequence ATGACGCAAGATTTTGCTTGGCTGCGTCGTGGTGTTGTAGAAGTTTTTCCACAACCAGTTGATGTTAACAGTGAAAGTCTAGAAAAGCTTTTGCTAACTACAAACCAACCTTTGAGGATCAAACTTGGGATTGACCCTACTGGTACTGATATTCATCTCGGTCATAGCATACCAGTACGGAAACTGCGAGCGTTTCAAGATGCAGGCCATATAGCAGTTTTAATTATTGGCGATTTTACAGCACGCATTGGCGATCCGACTGGGAAATCTGAGGTGCGCCGTCAGCTTACAGAAGCAGATGTAGCCCGCAATGCCCAGACTTATCTCGATCAAGTACGTCCTATCTTGGATTTTGACACACCAGGAAGGTTAGAGGTGCGCTATAACTCCGAATGGCTCTCTAAGCTCAACTTAGAGAAAATTTTGGAGTTACTCTCGACGATGACGGTGGGGCAGATGTTGGCGAAAGAAGGATTTGCCGATCGCTATAAGAAAGAGAATCCGATTTTTATCCATGAGTTCCTATACCCGTTAATGCAAGGTTTCGATTCCGTTGCTGTTGAAGCAGATGTGGAATTAGGAGGGACAGATCAAAAATTTAACATCGCTGTAGGCAGAGATTTGCAGCGCCATTTTGGTCAAAAGCCCCAGTTTGGGATGCTGCTGCCAATTTTGATTGGCACGGATGGGGTACAAAAAATGTCTAAGTCTTTAGGTAATTATATTGGGCTGTCAGAACATCCGGGGCAAAAATATCAAAAGTTACAAGGGGTTCCAGATAATCTGCTGGAGGAGTATTTTGAACTGCTGACAGATTTACCTTTGGATAATTTGCCAGAAAATCCCCGCGATCGCCAAACACTTTTAGCTTATGAAGTTGTCAAGCAGTACCACGGCGAAACAGCCGCTAAAGAAGCAAAAGAAGCAGCGCAAAGCGGCGGAAAAGAAGGTGCAGTTCCCGAATTTTCTCTAGCTGAGATATCGCAGTTTCCCGCTAAATTAGCCTATATTCTCAATGTCACTGGTTTATGCAAAAGTACAGGAGAAGGTAAGCGGAAAATTCAAGAAGGTGGAGTGCGCTTAGATGGCGATCGCATTACCGATGTTGATACTACTTTTGCTGATTCTGGTGAGTTACAAGGTAAGGTTTTACAAGTTGGGAAAAATAAGTTTGTGCGTTTAGTGCCTTAG
- the pyrF gene encoding orotidine-5'-phosphate decarboxylase: protein MNAEEKIIVALDVPDEESAIALIDKLPQVGFWKVGLELFTSTGPKILQVLKSKEKRIFLDLKFHDIPNTVAGACRSAARYGVDLLTIHSTSGTEALKAATEAAQEGAAQAGVKPPKLIAISLLTSISARQLAFDLKIPLELPEYALEMALLAQEAGLDGAVCSPQEVAQLRETCGDDFLLVCPGVRPIWANIGDQKRSLTPAQAIIAGADYLVIGRPITAATEPELAWKRISEELTTVA, encoded by the coding sequence ATGAATGCAGAAGAAAAAATTATTGTCGCTTTGGATGTGCCAGATGAAGAAAGTGCGATCGCTCTTATAGATAAACTCCCACAAGTCGGTTTTTGGAAAGTCGGCTTAGAGTTGTTTACTAGCACTGGGCCAAAAATTCTGCAAGTTTTGAAATCTAAGGAAAAGCGCATCTTCCTAGATTTAAAGTTTCACGATATCCCGAACACAGTTGCTGGCGCTTGTCGTAGTGCGGCTCGTTACGGGGTAGATTTATTGACAATTCATTCTACATCTGGTACAGAAGCCCTGAAAGCTGCAACAGAAGCCGCACAAGAAGGGGCTGCCCAAGCGGGTGTAAAACCGCCTAAGTTAATTGCTATTAGCTTGTTAACGAGCATTTCTGCTAGACAACTAGCATTTGATTTAAAGATTCCCCTAGAATTACCAGAATACGCCCTAGAAATGGCATTGCTGGCTCAAGAGGCGGGATTGGATGGGGCAGTTTGTTCGCCCCAAGAGGTGGCACAGTTACGAGAAACTTGTGGAGATGACTTTTTGCTAGTTTGTCCGGGAGTTAGACCAATTTGGGCTAATATTGGCGATCAAAAGCGATCGCTTACTCCAGCCCAAGCAATCATTGCTGGCGCAGATTATCTAGTGATTGGCCGTCCCATCACTGCTGCTACTGAGCCGGAGTTAGCCTGGAAGAGGATTTCTGAGGAGTTAACCACAGTGGCATGA
- a CDS encoding DUF1825 family protein, whose translation MGFFDSEIVQQEAKQLFEDYQALIKLGNNYGKFDRDGKKLFIEQMEAMMDRYRIFMKRFELSEDFMAQMTVEQLKTQLGQFGVTPQQMFDQMNLTLERMKAELEKQA comes from the coding sequence ATGGGATTCTTCGATTCTGAGATCGTTCAGCAAGAAGCAAAACAGCTATTTGAGGATTATCAAGCACTAATCAAGCTTGGTAATAACTACGGCAAATTTGACCGCGATGGCAAAAAGCTGTTTATTGAGCAAATGGAAGCCATGATGGATCGGTATCGCATCTTTATGAAGCGTTTCGAGCTATCAGAAGATTTCATGGCACAAATGACCGTAGAACAACTGAAAACGCAATTAGGTCAGTTCGGTGTTACCCCGCAACAAATGTTTGACCAAATGAACCTCACTTTAGAACGGATGAAAGCCGAGCTAGAAAAACAGGCTTAG
- a CDS encoding transglycosylase domain-containing protein gives MSSSRTFEDKQPQRRASSGFEFLKGVGQVTGGTLLSITMLASSIVAGGLVGLAISFRNLPDVRQLRNFFPSETTYIYDVKGKLLTSIHGEANREVVPLDRISPNLKRAVLASEDNHFYDHHGINPTGVGRAIVVNAVAGGVKEGGSTVTMQLVKNLFLSQKRAFTRKLAEAVLAIRLEQILTKDQILEMYLNQVYWGHNNYGVQTAARSYFNKSSEYLTLGESAMMAGLIQAPEEFSPFVSMKLAKQKQKEVLGRMLELNWIDQSEYDNALKQEIKLGKIKSFQGSALPYVTNTVAQELAKKFGRDTLLKGGMRVQTTVDAKFQIMAEETVTKWHKALLDQGLSKNQMALVSIDPRTHFIKALVGGIDPKTSEFNRATQAQRQPGSSFKPFVYYTAFATGKYTADSTVEDSPVSYRDGNGWYSPRNYDNSFRGSMPIRTALAQSRNIPVIKIGKAVGMNRVIETCRTLGIMSPMEPVTSLPLGAIGVTPLEMASAYATFANYGWQSPPTVIARVTDSSGNVLLDNTPKPQLVLDPWASAAILDVMRSVINEGTGKGAAIGRPAAGKTGTTSSEKDIWFVGTVPQLTTAVWVGRDDNRQLADHATGGVMVAPIWKDFMEKALKNTPVENFKPPSQFSRPKSQ, from the coding sequence GTGTCGTCTTCTAGGACTTTTGAAGATAAACAGCCACAACGTCGGGCTTCATCAGGTTTTGAGTTTTTGAAAGGAGTTGGTCAGGTAACTGGCGGTACTCTCCTGTCAATCACTATGCTGGCAAGTTCCATTGTAGCCGGAGGACTGGTTGGTTTAGCCATTAGTTTCCGTAATTTGCCAGATGTGAGACAGCTACGTAACTTCTTTCCCTCAGAAACAACTTACATCTATGACGTTAAGGGTAAACTTTTAACGAGTATCCACGGGGAAGCCAACCGGGAAGTCGTACCCCTGGATAGAATTTCCCCGAATTTAAAACGGGCTGTATTAGCAAGTGAAGATAACCACTTCTACGATCACCACGGTATTAACCCTACTGGTGTTGGCCGGGCTATAGTAGTTAATGCGGTAGCAGGTGGAGTCAAAGAGGGTGGCTCTACTGTTACTATGCAGTTGGTAAAAAACCTGTTTTTATCTCAAAAGCGTGCCTTTACCCGCAAGTTAGCGGAGGCAGTGCTAGCAATCAGGTTAGAGCAAATTCTTACCAAAGACCAAATTTTAGAAATGTACCTCAATCAGGTTTATTGGGGTCATAACAATTATGGTGTACAAACGGCAGCCCGCAGTTACTTTAATAAGTCATCAGAATATTTAACCTTGGGTGAGTCAGCAATGATGGCGGGTTTGATCCAAGCACCAGAAGAATTCAGCCCCTTTGTGAGCATGAAGCTGGCAAAACAGAAACAAAAAGAAGTGCTGGGGCGGATGCTGGAATTAAACTGGATCGACCAGTCTGAGTATGACAATGCCCTCAAGCAGGAAATCAAACTTGGTAAAATCAAATCCTTTCAAGGTAGTGCCCTACCCTATGTAACCAACACCGTAGCGCAGGAATTGGCTAAAAAGTTTGGGCGTGACACACTACTCAAAGGTGGGATGCGGGTGCAAACTACAGTTGATGCCAAGTTCCAAATAATGGCAGAGGAAACCGTCACTAAGTGGCATAAAGCACTTTTAGATCAGGGATTATCTAAAAACCAAATGGCGCTGGTGTCAATCGATCCGCGCACACATTTTATCAAAGCATTGGTAGGCGGTATAGATCCTAAGACTAGTGAATTCAATCGGGCAACTCAAGCTCAACGCCAACCCGGATCTTCTTTTAAACCGTTTGTATATTATACTGCTTTTGCTACTGGTAAATATACGGCAGACTCAACAGTAGAGGATTCTCCAGTCAGCTATCGAGATGGTAACGGTTGGTACTCACCCAGAAATTACGATAACAGTTTTAGGGGATCGATGCCAATTAGAACAGCTTTAGCCCAGTCACGCAACATTCCTGTAATCAAGATTGGTAAGGCTGTGGGAATGAATCGAGTGATCGAAACTTGTCGTACCTTGGGTATTATGAGTCCGATGGAACCTGTTACTTCCTTGCCTCTGGGTGCAATTGGTGTTACACCTTTGGAAATGGCTAGTGCTTATGCCACCTTTGCTAATTATGGCTGGCAGTCACCGCCAACTGTAATTGCTCGTGTCACTGATAGTAGTGGTAACGTATTGCTAGATAACACTCCCAAGCCTCAGCTAGTTCTCGATCCTTGGGCATCAGCAGCAATTCTTGATGTGATGCGATCGGTAATCAATGAAGGTACTGGTAAAGGTGCTGCGATCGGTCGTCCAGCCGCCGGTAAGACGGGAACAACATCATCAGAAAAAGATATTTGGTTTGTTGGCACTGTGCCACAGTTAACAACTGCGGTTTGGGTAGGGAGAGACGACAACAGACAATTAGCTGACCATGCAACAGGTGGTGTTATGGTCGCTCCCATCTGGAAAGATTTTATGGAGAAGGCACTTAAGAACACACCAGTAGAAAACTTCAAGCCACCTTCGCAGTTTTCTCGCCCCAAGTCACAATAA